Genomic window (Gammaproteobacteria bacterium):
ACGCACATCTGCGAACATCACCGTGAGCTCGCGGCTCTCGCTCTCCATGGAGGCGGTGTCCTTGCGGTTATCCATCTCCTCCACCAGCTCCGGTGGGATGTACTGGCTGAACATGCGCGAGAGATGGCGCTTGCCGCGGGACTCGATGAAGAAACCGTACAGCGAGTGCAACACATAGAGAGTGAGCAGGAAGATCAGCGGCGAGGCCAGCGGGAACACCACCGTCCCGTAGCGCCACAATGCCAAGTTGCCGAACAAGATCGCTACCGCGGTGCCCAGCATCACCAGGGTACCTGTGATGACGGACTTGCGGATGGCGACCCAGGTGATGAGCACGGCGATCAGGAGCAGCAGGATCACCTGCGAGCCTCTGAGGTACTGCGGCTGGGCCTGCATGACGCGCCCATCCAGGACGCCGGACAGCAGGTTGGCATGCACCTCCACCCCGGGATAGACGTTGCCGACTGGCGTCGAACGCAAGTCCTGCAGCCCGGGTGACGAGGTACCCACGTATACGATCGCATCCTTAAGGACGGCGGCATCGGCCGTGCCCTTGATGACATCGGTCGCCGATACATAGGGGAAGCTGCCGACCGGTCCGCGATAAGGCACGAGACTATTCATCGCGTCATCCACCGGTATCGCGTAGCGTCCGACGGTGACTGTTTCCAGGTGTGGCATGTCCTGGACGTTGCCCTCGAAGCCGAAGCCCACCGATGCATCCTTCTCCAGCACCTGCAGCATGGCGAGGTCGAGGGAGGCATAGACGCCGTCGTCGTACTCCTGCAGCAGGTTCACCCGGCGCATGGAGCCGTCCTCATCCGCCGGATTGGAGAAGAAGCCGTGCCCGGCCGCCGCCTGTGCCAACACCGGCAAGTTGGCGGTGTAGCCCACGGACTGGGGGAACGTCACCAGCGGGTAGCGCCGGGAGGCACCGGGAATCGCGGGCGGCGGCAGCAGGCCGAGCTTCTGGTCGGCCTGCCGTGCTTTCGCCGGATAGAACACATAGCCCAACACCACCGGGCGGCCCGTCAGGCTCGCGGCGAAGATCTTGTCACGCTCCAGCGTGGGGCGCAGCTTGCTGGCCTGACTCATGAATGCCGGGTCGCCCTTCAGGGGGCCGGACTCGAGCTGGTCAAGCAGCGCCAGGTCGAAACTGCGGTCGGCGTCAGGGAACTCCACGTCGAAGCCCACCACCTTGACGTGATAGCCGTCGAACAGCTTGTCCAGCATCTGTGCGAACTTGTCGCGCGGGAGGGGCCATTGGCCCTGCTCCTGCAACGTCTTGTCGTCGATATCCACGATCACGATGCGGGGATCCGTCGTCCGGCTGGCGGTGAGGCGCACCCGCGCGTCGTAGGCGGAATGCTCCAACTGGTCCACCAGCCCAAGCGGGAGGCCACCGTTGATGTAGGTGACGAAAACGATGAACAGCGCCAGGCTGATGGCGACCCTGATGAGATGGCGTGCGGTGAACAAGATGGTCGCCCCTGGGATACGTTCTTATGTCGCCTAGTGTAGCCGAAGGAAATTCGGAGGATTTGCCCGCGGCTTCCGGGACTTACGCCCCTTGAGGCCCTGAGGGGGGCGCCGCTATGATGGGGTATTTGCCGGACGACATACCCCGGCAACACCCCCATACTGGTTCCGCTATGCAAACCTTTCCGCTCCGCAACCCCGGCATGGAAGCCACCCTGCGGCGCTGGACCTCGTCCCTGCAGAACTCGGGCCCGGCGGTGGTCATGGTGATCCTGATCCTGGTATTGGCCTGGCTGCTCGCCGATCTCACCTGGTCCTTCATCCCCCGCAAACAGGACCAGGCCGCGGCTCCTGCCGCCGCGCTGCCGGCCGCCGCGCGCCAGGTGGACGCCGCCGATGTCGCGGCCAAGCACCTCTTCGGCAACGCCGCCGCTCCCGCTGCCAATACCGCCAATGCTCCGGACACGACCCTGGCCCTGACCCTGCACGGCATCGTCGCGGGCAAGCGCGCGGCGGACTCGCGCGC
Coding sequences:
- a CDS encoding adenylate/guanylate cyclase domain-containing protein → MFTARHLIRVAISLALFIVFVTYINGGLPLGLVDQLEHSAYDARVRLTASRTTDPRIVIVDIDDKTLQEQGQWPLPRDKFAQMLDKLFDGYHVKVVGFDVEFPDADRSFDLALLDQLESGPLKGDPAFMSQASKLRPTLERDKIFAASLTGRPVVLGYVFYPAKARQADQKLGLLPPPAIPGASRRYPLVTFPQSVGYTANLPVLAQAAAGHGFFSNPADEDGSMRRVNLLQEYDDGVYASLDLAMLQVLEKDASVGFGFEGNVQDMPHLETVTVGRYAIPVDDAMNSLVPYRGPVGSFPYVSATDVIKGTADAAVLKDAIVYVGTSSPGLQDLRSTPVGNVYPGVEVHANLLSGVLDGRVMQAQPQYLRGSQVILLLLIAVLITWVAIRKSVITGTLVMLGTAVAILFGNLALWRYGTVVFPLASPLIFLLTLYVLHSLYGFFIESRGKRHLSRMFSQYIPPELVEEMDNRKDTASMESESRELTVMFADVRDFTSISEAMQPKDLSQLMNEYLTPMTQVIHTHRGTIDKYMGDAIMSFWGAPMHYPEHARYAVETALKMTETLKELNQAFKAKGWPELRIGVGITTGVMSVGDMGSEFRRAYTVMGDAVNLSSRLEGLTKEYKVQILCSEMTKDAAPEFQYVELDKVRVKGKDKPVSIYEPLCHKDKVDKELKALLLRHKQALAAYRNQDWDGAEKEFFSLQQSNPGRALYGMYLDRVAYFRSHPPGAGWDGVFTFKTK